In Candidatus Chlorohelix allophototropha, one DNA window encodes the following:
- a CDS encoding alpha/beta fold hydrolase: MRNLLNRKNNNASLLTLPGEERIFRWRDHVVVYSILGEGAPLLMLHGINAAAWGFEYRRNYQEFAKHYRVYVPDLPGYGRSERKPIDYTAELYIDFARDFASHILEVEGEAPAVVVTSLSAAHVISAAARDPQLFGPLVLISPTGLERLDFPPSAGAKRAHRWLYGTLGSVVFALLTTRLSTKIFLGRDSYFDKTGIDKELIEGYYATGHRPNAKYAPVCFITFYLNHSVRGEWEKIAQPTLIVWGREAKITPFKDSELFLKLRPQTELAMIKQARLSSNDERGEEFNRIVLDWLSRHYNGKKEAAVSTYPGMVK, translated from the coding sequence ATGCGAAACCTATTGAACCGGAAAAATAATAATGCGTCTCTTTTAACTTTACCGGGTGAAGAGCGCATATTCCGGTGGCGCGATCATGTTGTGGTGTACTCAATTCTAGGGGAGGGCGCACCCTTACTAATGCTGCACGGGATTAATGCCGCCGCGTGGGGGTTCGAATACCGCCGCAACTATCAGGAATTTGCAAAGCATTACCGGGTTTATGTACCTGACCTTCCCGGTTATGGACGTTCTGAGCGCAAACCCATTGATTATACTGCCGAACTCTATATCGATTTCGCGCGGGATTTCGCCAGCCATATTTTGGAAGTAGAAGGTGAAGCCCCCGCCGTAGTGGTTACCAGCCTGAGCGCAGCACATGTTATCAGTGCAGCGGCACGTGACCCACAGCTATTCGGTCCGTTGGTACTTATTAGCCCAACCGGACTAGAACGATTGGACTTCCCACCTTCCGCCGGCGCAAAGCGAGCGCATCGCTGGCTGTACGGCACCTTGGGAAGCGTGGTTTTTGCATTATTGACCACCCGCTTATCTACCAAAATATTTCTTGGACGAGATAGCTATTTTGATAAAACCGGCATTGATAAAGAGTTAATTGAAGGCTACTACGCTACCGGGCATCGCCCGAATGCCAAATATGCGCCAGTATGTTTTATTACCTTTTATTTGAATCACTCTGTAAGAGGCGAGTGGGAAAAAATAGCGCAACCAACCTTGATTGTATGGGGACGCGAAGCCAAAATCACCCCCTTTAAGGACTCTGAGCTATTCCTGAAATTGCGCCCCCAAACCGAATTGGCAATGATCAAACAGGCGCGCCTATCATCCAATGATGAACGCGGCGAGGAGTTTAATCGGATTGTGCTAGATTGGCTTTCACGTCACTACAACGGCAAAAAAGAAGCGGCAGTCAGTACGTACCCCGGCATGGTAAAATAA
- a CDS encoding SDR family oxidoreductase produces the protein MINLKDVVLVIGASGETGSRVVKALRAKNIPVRALVRTSEKGEVLQMPGVEVQVTNLTDPAALQSALEGIKYIITATGARNFREPAETEAIEVTYINLLASAIKTAGIEHIVMCTSLGTDNPERFPPLAPVLRLKNKAEETIIGCGVPYTIVRPGGLVNEPGGTGVLIRSKLEISGRISREDVAEVMVQAILQPEARNKVVEIINQMGETPANSPDLFKGIA, from the coding sequence ATGATAAATTTAAAGGACGTGGTGCTGGTTATTGGGGCAAGTGGGGAAACCGGTAGCCGCGTCGTTAAAGCGTTACGGGCAAAGAATATCCCGGTAAGGGCGTTGGTACGCACCTCTGAAAAAGGGGAAGTGTTGCAAATGCCCGGTGTGGAGGTGCAAGTAACAAACCTGACCGATCCCGCTGCCCTCCAAAGCGCCCTTGAGGGCATAAAATATATTATCACTGCTACCGGAGCGCGTAATTTCCGCGAACCGGCAGAAACCGAAGCGATTGAAGTTACCTATATAAATCTATTGGCAAGCGCCATCAAAACAGCCGGAATAGAACATATCGTGATGTGTACGTCACTCGGTACTGACAACCCGGAACGATTCCCACCTTTAGCGCCGGTGTTACGCTTAAAAAACAAAGCCGAAGAAACCATAATTGGCTGTGGCGTTCCATACACCATAGTGCGTCCCGGCGGTTTGGTAAATGAACCGGGCGGAACGGGTGTATTAATTCGCTCGAAGTTGGAAATATCCGGTCGCATCTCGCGAGAGGATGTGGCGGAAGTGATGGTACAGGCGATTTTGCAACCGGAAGCACGCAACAAGGTAGTAGAGATTATCAACCAAATGGGCGAAACGCCCGCCAATAGCCCCGACCTGTTTAAAGGAATTGCTTAA
- a CDS encoding DUF1294 domain-containing protein: MALTLVLAVAFAQFLRFPLYLAFMIGLNIVTFGCYGYDKYQAIHKAWRVPEFVLHFLAIIGGALGGITGQWFFNHKTRKQNFHIVLWSSFMVHIAILVLLSRYLLTYYIDLLAFIKR, encoded by the coding sequence ATGGCGCTGACACTGGTATTAGCAGTAGCTTTTGCTCAATTTTTAAGGTTCCCACTATATTTAGCGTTTATGATCGGGTTGAATATTGTAACCTTTGGTTGTTACGGTTACGACAAATATCAGGCAATACACAAAGCTTGGCGTGTACCCGAATTTGTTTTGCATTTTTTAGCGATAATCGGCGGCGCGTTGGGGGGTATTACAGGTCAGTGGTTCTTTAACCATAAAACTCGCAAACAGAACTTCCATATTGTACTGTGGTCAAGTTTTATGGTACATATTGCAATACTGGTTCTCTTATCTCGTTATCTTCTCACCTACTATATTGATTTGCTCGCATTTATTAAACGCTGA
- a CDS encoding sulfurtransferase — protein sequence MRQEHLVSTDWLSVHLNDPSLRIIDMRGYVLAVTAEDGTQEARYIGAREEYETSHLPGAVYLDWTKDIVDLNDPVPVQVAGAQQIAHVLGDVGIGDAHTVIVYDAHPAMQFATRMWWVLRYYGHHDVRVLDGGWNKWVKEGNPTNALLPYHKFALFTPRLHPELRAAAEQVNAMIGEPGITLVDARDTGQYSGKIRRGRRGGHIPGAISLPREELIDSASGTFKSDAEIREIAEKAGLKPENQIVAYCNGGVAATSVLFSLSIIGFHKLTNYDGSWNEWNEREDLPVE from the coding sequence ATGCGCCAAGAGCATCTGGTAAGCACCGACTGGTTATCCGTACATCTAAATGACCCGTCACTCAGAATAATTGATATGCGTGGCTATGTGCTTGCAGTAACTGCTGAAGATGGCACTCAGGAAGCCCGCTATATCGGAGCGCGGGAAGAATACGAGACTTCACATCTTCCCGGTGCTGTTTATCTGGATTGGACTAAGGATATAGTCGATCTGAATGACCCCGTTCCGGTGCAAGTCGCAGGGGCGCAGCAAATCGCACATGTCTTGGGCGATGTCGGTATCGGGGATGCGCATACCGTTATAGTTTATGATGCCCATCCGGCTATGCAATTTGCTACCCGGATGTGGTGGGTGCTGCGCTATTACGGACACCATGATGTGCGGGTGCTAGATGGCGGTTGGAACAAATGGGTGAAGGAAGGAAATCCTACCAATGCTCTTTTGCCCTACCATAAATTTGCGCTCTTTACCCCTCGCTTGCATCCTGAACTGAGAGCAGCGGCAGAGCAGGTAAACGCTATGATCGGCGAACCGGGGATTACACTGGTGGATGCCCGCGATACAGGGCAATATAGCGGTAAAATCCGGCGTGGCAGGCGCGGTGGGCATATTCCGGGCGCAATCAGCCTTCCTCGCGAAGAATTGATAGATAGCGCCAGCGGCACATTTAAAAGCGATGCTGAGATTCGAGAAATAGCCGAGAAAGCCGGGTTAAAGCCTGAAAATCAAATCGTGGCTTATTGTAACGGTGGGGTAGCGGCAACTTCCGTTCTATTCAGCCTCTCTATTATTGGCTTTCATAAATTGACCAATTATGACGGTAGCTGGAATGAATGGAACGAGCGTGAGGATTTGCCGGTAGAGTAA
- a CDS encoding glycosyltransferase family 39 protein: MEVRQKLANASVSNNAVMEQPQGLIARWWHRLMADPVFAYCWHIYLTHRLLLFALGAALVILAPVEPPMGASLLRDLDPNFWGPGFFFLQPWQRWDTNWYIHIARFGYDIGNGTTNFPPLYPLLIAILGKLLVGQHMLAALLVSNIAYLAAMFYLYRLSALIFDDEIARGTLVWLAVFPGAFFLLGGYTESLYLALACAAFYYGEKDRWVLAAVLAGLAGITRIQGFILILPLGYLYLQQRDWKWRKLDRNVLALALAPSLLALYFFYVYFMLGDHNFGNHLSIIWSVRFAPPWESFFGGLIAMFNPSNVSNLIYNVLDLVTLVIFICFSIVWWQRKLPRQYLIYIGTSLLVYLTRAGTGEFIWMSMTRYLVVLFPCFMLMAKSAPHRFIKFSAALQAIWATLFIFWMWAG; the protein is encoded by the coding sequence TTGGAAGTACGACAAAAGCTGGCGAATGCCTCGGTGTCAAATAATGCCGTAATGGAACAGCCACAGGGTTTGATTGCCCGCTGGTGGCATAGATTAATGGCTGACCCCGTATTCGCCTATTGCTGGCATATCTATTTGACTCATCGGTTGCTGCTCTTCGCTTTGGGGGCAGCGCTGGTGATTCTAGCTCCGGTTGAACCTCCTATGGGTGCGAGTCTTCTACGCGACCTAGACCCCAATTTCTGGGGTCCCGGTTTCTTTTTCTTGCAACCGTGGCAACGATGGGATACCAACTGGTATATCCATATCGCTCGCTTTGGCTACGATATAGGGAATGGCACTACTAATTTCCCACCCCTCTATCCCCTTCTTATTGCGATTCTAGGCAAATTGTTGGTAGGACAACACATGCTCGCCGCCTTGTTGGTTTCCAACATCGCTTATCTGGCGGCGATGTTCTACTTGTATCGCCTTTCTGCCCTAATATTTGATGATGAAATTGCCCGTGGAACGCTGGTGTGGCTGGCAGTATTTCCCGGCGCTTTCTTCCTGTTGGGCGGTTATACCGAATCGCTGTATCTGGCGCTGGCTTGCGCTGCTTTCTATTACGGTGAGAAAGACCGTTGGGTGCTGGCGGCGGTTCTGGCAGGATTAGCTGGCATCACTCGCATTCAAGGCTTTATTCTGATTCTCCCGTTGGGCTATCTCTATTTGCAACAGCGCGATTGGAAATGGCGAAAACTGGATCGTAACGTGCTGGCGCTGGCGTTAGCCCCTTCCTTGCTGGCGTTATACTTCTTCTATGTCTATTTTATGCTGGGCGACCACAATTTTGGCAACCACCTTTCAATAATCTGGAGCGTGCGCTTTGCGCCCCCGTGGGAGTCATTCTTTGGTGGTCTTATTGCCATGTTTAACCCTTCCAATGTCAGTAACCTAATTTATAATGTGCTGGATTTGGTTACACTGGTAATATTTATTTGCTTCTCCATTGTGTGGTGGCAGCGCAAATTGCCACGCCAATATCTTATCTATATTGGCACAAGCCTGCTGGTTTATCTCACTCGCGCCGGGACAGGTGAATTTATTTGGATGAGCATGACCCGTTATCTGGTAGTGCTTTTCCCTTGCTTCATGTTGATGGCAAAATCTGCTCCTCATCGTTTCATAAAATTTAGCGCCGCGCTACAAGCTATCTGGGCAACTCTGTTCATTTTCTGGATGTGGGCAGGATAA
- a CDS encoding aldo/keto reductase, with protein MKYKTLGRTGLVVSEIGFGTWAIGGNDHGNSYGPTDDETSTKAIAKALELGCNFFDTADVYGYGHSETVLGQGLKAAGKLNDVIIATTVGGNFYSGKIVVDFSRAYIRKAIQESLKRLQRDYIDLYQLHNPSRPVIEDGQVFEVLDELKKEGLIRHYGVSNHSVQEGIACIKSGKPATLQLVYNLTSMIQSENPADQLFPLAKENNIGIIAREPLASGFLTGKQQRDTHYEKGDIRASWPGNYRTYKINLAQKLMFLQNKERTMTQAALRFVLDEPAISTMIVGVKTPQQAIENFAASELMALSEAEHKKVEALLLG; from the coding sequence ATGAAATATAAGACGCTTGGTCGTACAGGGTTAGTTGTTTCTGAGATTGGATTCGGTACTTGGGCTATTGGAGGGAACGACCACGGTAATAGTTATGGTCCCACCGATGACGAGACTTCTACAAAAGCGATTGCGAAAGCGCTTGAGCTTGGCTGTAACTTTTTTGATACGGCTGATGTATACGGCTATGGGCATAGTGAAACTGTACTCGGTCAGGGCTTAAAAGCGGCTGGCAAGCTTAATGATGTTATTATTGCAACTACGGTAGGCGGCAATTTCTATAGCGGTAAAATCGTTGTTGATTTCAGTCGTGCTTACATCCGTAAAGCAATACAAGAAAGCCTTAAGCGGCTGCAACGTGATTACATTGATCTTTACCAGCTACACAACCCTAGCCGTCCGGTAATTGAAGACGGTCAGGTATTCGAGGTGCTGGACGAACTTAAGAAGGAAGGGTTGATTCGCCATTACGGTGTTTCAAATCACAGTGTTCAAGAAGGAATTGCTTGTATCAAGTCAGGCAAGCCTGCTACGCTGCAACTGGTTTATAACCTTACTTCTATGATTCAGAGCGAGAACCCCGCAGATCAGTTATTCCCACTGGCTAAGGAAAATAATATTGGCATCATCGCTCGCGAACCACTGGCTAGCGGTTTCCTAACCGGTAAGCAGCAACGTGATACCCATTATGAAAAGGGCGATATTAGGGCAAGTTGGCCCGGAAACTATCGCACTTATAAAATCAACCTAGCTCAAAAGCTCATGTTCCTTCAAAATAAGGAACGCACAATGACTCAAGCTGCCTTGCGTTTTGTGCTGGATGAGCCTGCCATTTCGACTATGATTGTGGGGGTTAAAACTCCGCAACAGGCAATTGAGAATTTTGCCGCTTCCGAGTTAATGGCGCTTTCGGAAGCAGAGCACAAAAAGGTTGAAGCGTTACTACTGGGTTAG
- a CDS encoding M3 family oligoendopeptidase, giving the protein MLASLPSTSEEIKNWKWDDIAPFYEELEKRELNAGNREKWLADWTSLSDVVMGYFARLKVDVSCNTADTGLESELNDWLQNNLPPLRSAENRLIRKLLESGLIPRGMEIPLKKMRVANEIFREENLALMAEEAKLSNEYAKISGAQAVKWNGEELTLSRLRLVQMERDRESREKAWKADLQRQLQDREAFNQLWVRMLGLRQQIAANAGLGSYTEYKWKQLNRFDYTPEDCHTFHKAILETVVPAATRVYERRKKQLEVEALRPWDLEVETRDLPPLKPFENGEQLQKRAEVVFKKVDGDLGEYFATMRREQLLDLENRKAKAPGGYCIGLFVQGKRRPFIFMNAVGTQRDVTTMLHEAGHAFHAFETAKLPYHQQRGVGSEFNEVASMAMELLGAPYLHEAGFYTQEEATRARVAHLEKILLFWPYMAVVDAFQLWAYANPDEAANPANCDHKWGELWDRFMPGEDWSGLEEEKVTGWHRKLHIFQHPFYYVEYGMAQLGAVQVWANSLKNANEAVQAYRNAHRLGGTVSLPELYATAGAHFAFDIPALQNAVDLIERTITELSK; this is encoded by the coding sequence ATGCTAGCCTCTCTCCCTTCCACCAGTGAGGAAATAAAAAACTGGAAATGGGACGATATAGCCCCCTTTTATGAAGAACTCGAAAAGCGCGAGCTAAACGCTGGAAACCGGGAAAAATGGCTGGCTGATTGGACAAGCCTGAGCGATGTGGTAATGGGTTACTTTGCGCGTCTCAAGGTAGATGTCAGTTGTAATACAGCAGACACCGGGCTTGAAAGTGAACTTAACGATTGGTTGCAAAATAACTTACCGCCTTTGCGTTCCGCCGAAAATCGTTTGATTCGTAAGCTGTTGGAATCCGGTCTAATTCCCAGAGGAATGGAAATTCCCCTTAAGAAAATGAGGGTTGCCAACGAAATTTTCCGAGAAGAAAATCTGGCATTGATGGCAGAAGAAGCGAAACTTTCGAACGAATATGCCAAAATCAGCGGGGCACAAGCAGTTAAGTGGAACGGGGAAGAACTAACGCTATCCCGTTTGCGTCTGGTGCAAATGGAACGTGACCGTGAAAGCCGTGAGAAAGCCTGGAAAGCCGATTTGCAACGCCAATTGCAGGATCGCGAGGCTTTTAACCAACTTTGGGTGAGAATGTTGGGACTGCGCCAACAGATTGCCGCCAATGCCGGGCTTGGCAGTTACACTGAGTATAAGTGGAAACAGCTTAACCGATTTGATTACACACCGGAAGATTGCCATACTTTCCACAAAGCTATTCTGGAAACGGTAGTGCCTGCTGCCACCCGCGTTTATGAACGGCGCAAGAAACAACTGGAAGTAGAGGCATTGCGCCCGTGGGATCTTGAAGTTGAAACCCGCGATTTGCCACCGCTTAAACCGTTTGAGAATGGAGAGCAATTACAGAAACGCGCCGAAGTAGTGTTCAAGAAAGTGGATGGCGATTTGGGCGAATATTTCGCCACCATGCGCCGTGAGCAATTACTCGACCTAGAAAACCGCAAGGCTAAAGCGCCGGGTGGTTATTGCATCGGGCTATTTGTACAGGGAAAACGGCGCCCCTTTATTTTCATGAACGCTGTAGGCACACAACGTGATGTAACCACGATGCTGCATGAAGCGGGGCACGCTTTTCACGCTTTCGAAACCGCCAAGTTACCCTACCACCAGCAGCGTGGAGTAGGCAGCGAGTTCAACGAAGTCGCTTCGATGGCAATGGAGTTACTTGGTGCGCCCTATCTGCATGAAGCTGGATTCTATACCCAAGAAGAAGCGACACGGGCGCGGGTAGCACATCTCGAAAAGATTTTGCTGTTCTGGCCCTATATGGCGGTAGTGGATGCCTTCCAACTTTGGGCGTACGCAAACCCCGATGAAGCCGCTAACCCTGCCAACTGTGACCACAAGTGGGGCGAATTGTGGGATCGCTTTATGCCGGGTGAGGACTGGAGTGGTCTAGAAGAAGAAAAAGTTACCGGTTGGCATCGTAAATTACACATCTTCCAGCATCCCTTCTATTATGTGGAATATGGAATGGCACAACTAGGCGCGGTGCAGGTATGGGCTAACTCCCTGAAAAATGCGAATGAAGCAGTGCAGGCGTATCGGAACGCGCACCGCTTAGGTGGAACAGTCTCATTACCCGAACTATACGCCACTGCCGGGGCGCATTTCGCTTTCGATATACCCGCACTCCAAAATGCGGTGGATTTGATCGAGCGCACCATTACCGAACTGAGCAAATAA
- a CDS encoding alpha/beta fold hydrolase, with translation MSEHKAQETGLRIVFVHGAGETAAAWDAQTSYFAHAEAVTLPGHHPYEFVEAEGRSTVDDYARWLHDYIRAEHNVDKETRKVLLVGHSMGSSIVLKYALMFGKEFLAGIVLVGGGAKMRVSPKILEGLQTDYKATIDLLIDYAYTSAATPEMKLKSHNMKLTMPPEIAYGDFMACSNFDITVELEKLPRIPTLVIGGAADLLMPPKLSHYLAENIPGAQLKIMDATGHNMHVEKPHEFNKILDEFISTLKH, from the coding sequence ATGAGCGAACATAAAGCCCAGGAAACCGGTTTGCGAATTGTTTTTGTGCATGGTGCGGGTGAAACCGCCGCCGCATGGGATGCTCAGACCAGTTATTTTGCCCACGCCGAAGCGGTTACCCTACCGGGACACCATCCCTACGAATTTGTAGAAGCTGAGGGACGTTCAACGGTAGATGATTATGCGCGTTGGTTGCACGATTATATTCGCGCCGAACATAACGTGGACAAGGAAACCCGCAAAGTTCTGTTGGTAGGACATTCAATGGGTAGTTCGATTGTGCTTAAATACGCTTTGATGTTTGGCAAAGAATTTCTGGCAGGTATTGTGCTGGTGGGTGGCGGCGCAAAAATGCGCGTTAGCCCCAAAATCCTTGAGGGTTTGCAAACTGACTACAAAGCTACAATTGACCTGCTAATTGATTATGCCTACACTTCTGCGGCTACTCCTGAAATGAAACTCAAGAGCCATAATATGAAATTGACGATGCCTCCTGAGATTGCTTACGGGGATTTTATGGCTTGTAGTAATTTTGATATAACCGTTGAGTTAGAAAAATTACCGAGAATTCCAACTCTGGTAATCGGTGGTGCTGCCGACCTACTAATGCCACCCAAATTATCGCATTATCTAGCGGAAAATATACCGGGAGCGCAACTGAAAATAATGGATGCTACCGGGCACAATATGCATGTGGAAAAGCCCCACGAGTTCAACAAAATTTTGGATGAATTCATTTCAACGCTTAAACACTGA
- a CDS encoding GmrSD restriction endonuclease domain-containing protein encodes MKIATILDQIDIGAMALPEFQRGYVWNRAQVKGLVQSLYRRYPVGGLLVWVTKTEGANVKGDNKLAPGSVELLLDGQQRITSLYGLIRGNPPKFFEGNKEAFTNLYFNLEEEEFEFYASLKMKGNPLWINVTELLQKGSGEFISKLATDPQFIPNLSKYINRLTAIDNIKNIDLHVEQVTGEDKTVDVVVDIFNRVNSGGTKLSKGDLALAKICAEWPDARDELKKRLNKWAVAGFYFRMDWLLRCVNTVTTGEALFSALDTKVDNISQVKDGLKNAENAIDNLLNLISARLGLDHDDVLSSRYSFPVLARFLFLKGGVLADYKERDKLLYWYIHTLLWGRYAGSTESVLNQDLALLNPLEGALDRLIEQLRKERRDLRLNSRDFITWSTSSRFYPLLYMMTRVWHAKDWGSGLEMSSHLLGNLNRLQVHHIFPKALLYKNGYSRAEVNTLANYTFLTQVSNLKISDRDPADYLPEIVNRHPGVLESCWIPMDKELWQVNRYRDFVSARRELLAKAANEFLDTLFNGYVPEMPVTISILDRVMPVVPGSVADDEEAKVLRECNEWVLSKQLSEGEIRYELVDPQTNQQLANLDIAWPRGLQEGLSEPVTLLIDEPNEVEEIANRFGYKFFTSVESFKEYVEQKILAVETIR; translated from the coding sequence ATGAAGATCGCAACTATTCTCGACCAAATTGATATTGGCGCAATGGCTTTACCAGAATTTCAGCGTGGTTATGTGTGGAATCGTGCTCAGGTAAAGGGGCTTGTACAATCCCTTTACCGTCGGTATCCGGTGGGCGGTTTGCTGGTGTGGGTAACTAAAACAGAGGGAGCAAATGTCAAAGGAGATAATAAACTTGCGCCGGGTTCGGTAGAACTTCTACTAGACGGTCAACAACGTATAACTTCACTTTATGGGCTTATACGAGGCAATCCACCTAAATTCTTTGAGGGCAATAAAGAAGCTTTCACAAATTTGTATTTCAATTTGGAAGAAGAAGAGTTTGAGTTTTACGCCTCCTTAAAGATGAAAGGAAATCCATTATGGATAAATGTAACAGAACTTTTGCAGAAAGGGTCTGGCGAATTTATCTCAAAGCTGGCAACGGACCCTCAATTTATCCCCAACCTTAGCAAATATATCAACCGTCTCACAGCTATAGATAACATTAAAAATATTGATCTGCATGTGGAACAGGTCACAGGCGAAGATAAAACAGTAGATGTGGTTGTAGATATTTTTAATCGCGTAAATAGTGGAGGAACAAAACTTTCAAAGGGTGACTTGGCACTCGCTAAAATTTGTGCCGAGTGGCCGGATGCCCGCGATGAATTGAAGAAACGATTGAACAAATGGGCAGTGGCAGGTTTCTACTTTCGTATGGATTGGCTATTGCGGTGTGTTAACACTGTGACTACCGGAGAAGCCCTCTTTTCCGCACTTGATACCAAAGTTGATAATATTTCACAGGTGAAAGATGGTTTGAAAAATGCAGAGAATGCCATAGATAATCTTTTGAATCTGATTTCTGCAAGGCTCGGTCTCGACCATGATGATGTACTGAGCAGCCGTTACTCTTTTCCAGTGCTAGCAAGGTTTTTATTCCTAAAAGGCGGGGTTTTAGCCGATTACAAGGAACGTGACAAATTACTTTATTGGTATATACACACGCTATTGTGGGGGCGTTATGCTGGATCAACTGAGTCGGTATTAAATCAGGATCTCGCTTTGCTAAATCCGCTAGAGGGTGCATTAGATAGATTAATTGAGCAGCTGCGTAAAGAACGAAGGGATTTACGCCTAAATTCAAGAGATTTTATTACTTGGAGTACCAGTTCACGCTTTTACCCACTTTTATACATGATGACAAGGGTATGGCATGCCAAAGATTGGGGTTCAGGGCTTGAAATGTCTAGCCATTTATTGGGTAATCTCAATCGTTTGCAGGTACATCACATTTTCCCTAAAGCTTTGTTATATAAAAATGGTTACAGCCGAGCAGAAGTAAATACTCTAGCAAATTACACCTTTTTAACTCAGGTTAGCAATCTAAAAATTTCAGATCGTGACCCGGCAGATTATTTACCTGAAATCGTTAATAGACATCCCGGTGTTCTGGAGTCTTGTTGGATACCAATGGACAAGGAATTATGGCAGGTAAATAGATATCGTGACTTTGTTTCGGCACGTCGAGAATTGCTAGCTAAAGCGGCTAACGAGTTTTTGGACACTCTGTTTAATGGATACGTACCAGAGATGCCAGTAACTATCTCTATATTGGACAGGGTTATGCCAGTAGTACCGGGCAGTGTTGCGGATGATGAAGAAGCTAAAGTTTTAAGAGAGTGTAACGAATGGGTGTTAAGCAAGCAACTTTCAGAAGGAGAAATTCGATATGAATTAGTTGATCCACAAACTAACCAACAACTAGCTAATTTAGATATTGCTTGGCCACGTGGACTTCAAGAGGGGCTTAGTGAACCGGTAACACTACTTATTGACGAACCTAATGAAGTAGAGGAAATAGCCAACCGATTCGGTTATAAGTTTTTTACCAGTGTTGAGTCTTTCAAGGAATATGTGGAACAGAAGATTTTAGCAGTTGAAACGATTAGATAG